The Canis lupus baileyi chromosome 29, mCanLup2.hap1, whole genome shotgun sequence genome includes a region encoding these proteins:
- the CALHM1 gene encoding calcium homeostasis modulator protein 1, giving the protein MDKFRMIFQFLQSNQESFMNGVCGIMALASAQVYSAFDFNCPCLPGYNAAYSAGILLAPPLVLFLLGLVMNNNVSVLAEEWKRPPGRRAKDPAVLRYMFCSMAQRALIAPVVWVAVTLLDGKCFLCAFCTAVPVTVLGNGSLAPGLPPPELARLLARVPCPDIYDGDWLLAREVAVRYLRCISQALGWSFVLLTTLLAFVVRSVRPCFTQAAFLKSKYWSHYIDIERKLFDETCTEHAKAFAKVCIQQFFEAVNHDLELGHAHGALATAPAGSAAPATTDGAEEEREKLRGITDQGTMNRLLTSWHKCKPPLQLGQEEPLMGNGWAGGRPQPPRKEVATYFSGV; this is encoded by the exons ATGGACAAGTTCCGGATGATCTTCCAGTTCCTGCAGTCCAACCAGGAGTCCTTCATGAACGGCGTCTGCGGCATCATGGCCCTGGCCAGCGCCCAGGTGTACTCCGCCTTCGATTTCAACTGCCCCTGCCTGCCCGGCTACAACGCGGCCTACAGCGCGGGCATCCTGCTGGCGCCGCCGCTCGTGCTCTTCCTGCTCGGCCTGGTCATGAACAACAACGTGTCCGTGCTGGCGGAGGAGTGGAAGCGGCCGCCGGGCCGCAGGGCCAAGGACCCCGCCGTGCTGCGCTACATGTTCTGCTCCATGGCCCAGCGCGCCCTCATCGCACCCGTCGTCTGGGTGGCCGTCACGCTGCTGGATGGCAAGTGCTTCCTCTGTGCCTTCTGCACCGCCGTACCAGTGACCGTGCTGGGCAACGGCAGCCTGGCCCCTGGCCTGCCTCCACCCGAGCTCGCCCGCCTGCTGGCCCGGGTGCCCTGCCCTGACATCTATGACGGCGACTGGCTGCTGGCCCGCGAGGTGGCCGTGCGCTACCTGCGCTGCATCTCCCAG GCACTGGGCTGGTCCTTTGTGCTGCTGACCACGCTGCTGGCCTTCGTCGTGCGCTCCGTGCGACCCTGCTTCACACAGGCTGCCTTCCTCAAAAGCAAGTACTGGTCCCACTATATTGACATCGAGCGCAAGCTCTTTGATGAGACGTGCACAGAGCACGCCAAGGCCTTCGCCAAGGTCTGCATCCAGCAGTTCTTTGAGGCAGTGAACCATGACCTGGAGTTGGGTCATGCCCACGGGGCACTGGCCACAGCCCCTGCTGGCTCAGCTGCCCCGGCGACCACTGACGGggctgaggaggagagggagaagctgcgCGGCATCACGGATCAAGGCACCATGAATAGGCTGCTCACGAGCTGGCACAAATGCAAGCCGCCCTTGCAGCTGGGCCAGGAGGAGCCACTGATGGGCAACggctgggcaggaggcaggcccCAGCCTCCACGCAAGGAGGTGGCCACCTACTTCAGCGGAGTGTGA